The segment TccgaggaggagagggggcTTGGGCTATCTctggatttgatgttttggttggttggtgagtgagtgagtgagtgaggtAAGGATGCATGGAAtggatttgtttgattttgatatcgattttgagattgatatcatgatttttttttcggtATCTTCTGATACTTTCTTTGGGCTGCTAGACAGATTGTGGCTGGTTTTGAGATaagtgtgtatgtgtatgtatgtatatactgTGTACTtttctttactttacttttgatctcttgttttctttgaattatagaattctttccgagatatatatacttacatatttctttttcaccTGTTCTTTCATTGAGGCTCTGGTGAACAGTTCATTGCTGGGAAGAGAGTATACGCAACACtttcacatacatacctcGACCAGGAAGTAATTGTATAGCGAACTTCTCTTCGGCGTCTTTTCGTCTGCATACGAAAATACCCCACGGATTGGgaagttatatattttcctttttcctgGAGCAGGAATATCATCATGTCGAAGTTGCAATCGCAGGTTCCGGTTGAGGTGGTGGAAGATTTGAGCAATGGGGCTTCGGACGGGGTAAATGGATCTAGAAATGAGAATCAAGGGTcggagagaaagaaggtgGTGGTTGTTGGTTTGGGGATGGTGGGGATTGCTTTCATGTGAGTTTTCGGTTATGCCATGCTGAGTATGGTGTATTTCTTCGCTTAGGTTGATTCATGGCACAGTTGAATAGGGTTCTAGGATGTGTGCTAACGTTTAAATAGAGAGAAATTGATGAAACTGGAtgcgaagaagagagaataCGATATCGTTGTTATAGGCGAAGAATCACATCTAGCATACAATCGAGTTGGTCTCACGAGTTTCTTTCAACATCGGATTGTGGAGAATTTGTATCTGAATCCAAAAACATGGGTAAGTTTACTGCTTGGTCTTTCGCAAGATCTCTTAGGCTAATGCATCGAATAGTATGCGGACGTTCCCGCCGGATCTCTCAATTATCACATCAATACCAAGGTGGTTGAGATTTGTCATTCCAGCAAAAAGGTTACTTGTGCTTCTGGCGAAACGGTCTCGTACGATATCCTTGTCTTGGCTACGGGATCCGATGCTCTTGTACCGAAACAAACACCTGGGCATGATGCCAAAGGTGTTTTCGTGTATAGAAACATagaggatttggaaaatCTCATCCGGTTTTCGGATCAGAAAAAGGATACACATGGACTTGTAGTGGGCGGAGGACTCTTGGGTCTCGAAGCTGCAAAAGCCATGATGGATCTTGAGAGTTATAAGAAAGTACATCTGATCGAGAGGAACAAGTGGGTGTTGAGTCGTCAGCTTGATTCTGATGCTGGAGGCTTGGTGGTCGAACAAGTGAGAGGACTAGGTTTGGATGTCATGTTGTCCAAACGAGTTGGAAAAATCGAGGTGACGGAGCAGAATGAAGTGAAAGGTGTGGTGTTTGAAGATGGACAAGAAATGGAATGCTCGACTATCTGTTTTGCGATCGGCATCAAGGCTCGAGATGAACTTGCTCGTCAAGCAGGAATTAAATGCGCTGAACGCGGCGGAGGAATTGTCGTAGGAGATGATTTAAGTACAAGTGTCAAAGATGTCTACGCAATTGGCGAGTGTGCTAGTTGGGAAAATCAAACGTTCGGACTGATTGCCCCTGGGATCGAGATGGCAGATGTGTTGTCTTTCAACTTGACACAAGCAAAGATACACGCATATCGGAAATTTAAGCGACCTGACCTCAGCACGAAGTTGAAGCTGTTAGGGGTGGAGGTTGCGAGTTTTGGGGATTTCTTTGCGGACAGAGATGGTCCTAAAAATCTACCGATCAGGGCGGCGAAGAAGGACAAAGattcttccaattcttcgGTACAGTTGACTGCTGAACCCAGGGTATCACCAGTCAAGGCACTTACTTACAAAGATCCTTTCCAAGCTGTCTACAAGAAATATCTATTCACCATGGATGGAAAATACCTCTTAGGCGGTATGATGATTGGGGACACGAAAGATTACGTCAAGCTGGTACCGATGgtaaaaaatcaaaaaatgcTAGATGTGCCACCTAGTCAATTCATCCTCGGAGCCAGCAAGgaaggtgatgatggtggagaCGACTTGGATGACGACACCCAAATATGCTCATGTCACAATGTAAGCAAAGGAGATGTTGTGCATTCGGTCAAGCAAGGCACATGCAAAAGTATCGGAGACGTCAAATCATGCACCAAAGCCGGAACAGGATGTGGTGGCTGCATGCCCCTGGTGACTAGCATCTTCAACAGCACTATGAAATCTATGGGCCAAGAAGTCAAAAATCACATTTGTCCTCATTTCAACTATTCTCGCGCTGATCTTTATAACATTATTTCTGTCAAGGGCCTGAAGACTCTAGCGGAGGTTATGAGAGAAGCGGGAAATGATCCCGAGAGTCAGGGATGCGAAGCTTGTAAACCTTCGATCGGATCGATCTTCAGCTCGCTCTACAACAAACATGTCATTTCGCGTCCGCTGCATGGTCTTCAAGAGACCAACGATCGTTTCTTGGCGAACATACAACGAAATGGTACTTTCTCCGTCGTACCCAGAGTATCGGCGGGAGAAATCACGCCGGATAAATTAATCCTGATAGGAAATGTAGCGAAGAAGTATAATCTCTACACCAAGATCACTGGAGGTCAGAGAATCGATATGTTTGGAGCGAAGAAACAAGATCTTCTGGCTATCTGGAAGGAACTGGTAGATGGGGGTATGGAATCTGGCCATGCGTATGCAAAGAGTTTGCGGACTGTTAAAAGTTGTGTGGGAACGACTTGGTGTCGATATGGTATTGGAGATTCGGTGGGCATGGCTGTTAGATTGGAGGAGAGGTACAAGAGTATTAGATCGCCGCATAAGATCAAGGGAGGTGTAAGTGGGTGTGTGAGGGAATGTGCCGAGGCGCAGAATAAAGAGTAGGTCTCGCATTTCCGGTTTTGATGGCTTTGCATCTGATATGTTTAAATGAAAATGCTAATCGGCTATCGTTAGTTTCGGACTTATAGCCACAGAAAAAGGTTTCAACATTTTCGTTGGCGGGAATGGTGGGGCTACACCTCGTCACAGCGAACTCCTAGCCAAAGACGTCCCACCAGATTCCGTTGTCACCATCCTAGATCGCTACCTCATCTTCTACATCCGCACAGCCGATAAACTGCAACGTACAGCTCGATGGCTAGAAGCTCTTCCCGGTGGGATCAAGTATCTCCGCGAAGTTATCTTGGAAGATAAGCTAGGTATTTGTGCTAGTTTGGAAGCGCAGATGGAGGAGCTAGTGGGGAGTTTCTTCGACGAATGGAAAGCTGCGATTGAAGACGAGGAAATGAGAGAAAGGTTCAATCAGTTTGATAATTGTGATGATAGGGTGGAAAATATGGATGTGCAGGTTGAGCGTGGACAAACGAGACCGGTGGACTGGACGAAGGAGAGTGCGAAGACAGATTTCCGGAATGTGAAATGGACGAGTTTGAATTGGGAGAGGGTGATTCAGAAAGATCATTTCAAGGGCGCGGATGAGGCGCCCAGTGGGGTTTCAGCAAGCGTGAAGAGGGGGGATACTCAATTGGCTGTTTGGAGAGTGCAGGGGAAGTGGCTGGCTAGTCAGCAGATGTGTCCGCATAAGAGGGCGTTTGTTTTGAGCGATGGGTTGATTGGAGATTCTGGGCCTGGTTCTATTACTATTCCTGGAAGTGatgggaaggaggagaaaaatCTTTGGATCTCCTGTCCGAATCATAAGAggaattttaatttgaatgGAGAGGATAAGGGAAGGTGTaagaatgatgaagaggTTAGCATAGCGATTTTTGAGGccgaggagagagaggatggatgggtgtaTTTGAAGTTGCCGCCGGTGCATGAGTTAGATGGAGTgttggggatggagaggtgGAAAGTTAGAGAGGGGGAGGCAGGCGAAAGACAGTTTAAGAAGTTGGATGAGAAGATTGGGTTTGCGATGGATGGGGGGAGGATGAAGGGGAGGAAGCCTGCGGACAGGAGGAGGGAACTGAGGgttgggggagagggaggtggTGGTATTGACTGGTAATGTGATGGGTAAATGATTGGGTTTGAGTGTTGTAACAGGGAATTGGAACTGGAACCGGAATCAAAATTAGGGTAGGCGTTTAAATATTCGCGGATTTCTTGTATATCGATTTACTTTcgtgtatttttttttttttttttttttttggaaagtaGTCAGTAGTTATAGCATTAGCTCTATGATCTCATTGATACTAGCGTCAATCTATAGTGATTATACCTCTTAATGAGTACACACTTATTTTGACTCTATATATCGTATTCAGAAACTTCAATTTTAAGTGTAATAAacatttatttaatttagatATTAAACCTTTTTTCCTAATATTCTTCGAATAGAGTAaagtagaagatgaagaaattacCATCACGTGGCTACTGTCACGTGCTGATTTAGTCATGCGTAGGGCACCGGTAGGATAAATGGTCCTCTCCAAGAGGaccaataatctttttagGACACACAACTACATGCAATGCTAGAGAACCACTTCTATCATATGACCGTATTCTTGCAGTAGTTTCTATAAAATGAAGTGTCCTTGGCGTTCTGTCTATCTTCACCATGTAAGTGGCTGATAAGCTTACATCACGATGTAACCTTGCCAGCAGCATCTGCGACTACAACTGTATGTCCTTCCTATGCTTATTATTAGTTCTTCAACCTTCCGATCTTCAATTCGAAGTTCTTGCGACAGTTTTCCGAATTAATGATACACATCGCGCTTGCTATAAGATTGCTTATGAACCTCTAGTAAGGTTATGTCTTTTCCACGCCTCTTGCAACGCAAATCCAATGGCGAGATCGTCTTTCGTGAACCAACCAGCGGCAATGTTCCCGCCTATGCAATACTCTCTCATACctggggagaagaagagattgtcTATCAAGACTTgaagaaaagcaagaatAAGAACAATATTGTGAATAAAGCTGGGTGGAGGAAGATACAGTTTTGTGCGAAGCAAGCCGCAgcagatggattggaataCTTCTGGGTCGATACCTGCTGCATCGATAAGAAGAATGCGGTCGAGCTCGGCACGGCGATAAACTCTATGTTTCGGTGGTATCAGAACGCGGCACGCTGCTACGTCTACCTTGCGGATGTCTCCAAGCCCAAGACTAAGGTGGATGACCAGATGGCATGGGGGGAAGCTTTTAGGGAGAGCCGTTGGTTTACTCGAGGCTGGACACTTCAGGAACTTATTGCACCAAGGCAGGTCGATTTCTTTAGCTTGGAAGGTGAGCGACTTGGGAGCAAATTGTCACTTGAGTCTGAGATATACGAAATTACCGGTATCGCAAATAAGGCTCTCCGAGGTGATGCATTGTCAAACTTTAGCATCGAGGAGCGGAGATCCTGGGCAGAACACCGTGATACTactgttgaagaagatgaagcctACTGTTTAATTGGAATCTTTGATGTGTCTATGGTGCCAAATTACGGCGAGAGAAGGGACCAGGCATTCAGAAGGTTGGAGGATGAGATTCACAGGATGTACAAGGGTTGGTTTTTTATGTTCATATAGATGTACTAACTAAAGCAACGAAACTGACGAGTACAGGGGTCGATTTTGAGCAATTTGCTGTCGGACTCAATCTCGCATCATTTCCTGAAGCTACACAGTTTGTTGCTAGGGAGAAGGAGCTGTCGGAAATGCACAAGCTGCTTAAAGATCATAGTAGTCGATCCTGTGTCATCCTACATGGTCTTGGGGGTATAGGAAAGACTCAACTAGCAATTTCATATACTAGACGACACAAGGAGAAATATACAGCGATCTTCTGGTTGAACGCAAATGATGAAGACTCACTCAATTTGAGCTTTCGGGATATTGCTCAGCAGGTGCTGAGATATCATCCTTCTACCACTATGCTATCGAGTATAGACTTAGACAAAGACCTCGATCAAGTTGTTAGTGTGGTCAAGAACTGGCTTGACTCCCCACAGAACACAAGGTGGCTCATGATCTATGATAACTTGGACAATCCTAAAACGTCTAATAACCCCGACAACTCGGCAGTCGATATACGTCAGTTCCTTCCTCGGTCTGATCACGGCTCGATCATCATCACGACACGGTCGTCGCAAGTCAGGCAGGGTATACAAATTAATGTTCAGAAATTGTTAGATATTAAGGAAGGTCTTGAGATTGTTTCTAACATGTCAGGACGTAAGGGCATTGAAGAgggtatgtatatatagcGAATAGTAGCAAAGGCAATACTAACAAGGCAGATCCTGATGCTATAGCACTTGTCAAGGAGCTCGACGGTCTACCACTCGCTCTATCTACAGCAGGGATATATCTCGAGCATGTAGCGACAAGCTTCTCTGATTATCTTCAGCTTTATAAGACATCATGGTTGAAGCTCCATACGACAAGTCCCCTCTTGGATTCCTATGTAGATCGTACACTATATACGACATGGCAAATCACTTTCGATCGGATCCAACAACAAAATCCAGCATCAGCACAATTGCTCAAACTATGGGCATATTTTTATCGAGAGGATCTGTGGTTTGACCTCCTTCGGCATGCAAATTCTTTTGACGATGAATGGATACAGAAGCTTACGGAGGATGAACTGAACTTTAATGAAGCTGTCACTCTACTATGTACCTTTGGACTGGTTGATCCAGACAAATCTTCTCAGGAGCAGATCAGGAGTAGAGGGTATAGTGTACATAGTTGTGTTCACTCGTGGATAGTGTTTGTGCTTAACAAGGAATGGGACAAGAGCCTTGCATGTCTGGCTTTAACCTGTATTGCCTCGGAGGTTCCTGATGCAAATGAAAAGTACTGGTGGCTCACACAGCGGCGGCTTCTTCAACACGTAGCACGACAGGCTTCCTTTATAAACGACCCCGAAGTAGATATGAACGGGCTGTATTGGGAGTTTCATAAGCTAGGCAACCTCTACTCTGACCAAGGCAAGCTGACAGAGGCAGAGGAGATGTATCTTCGAGCATTGGAAGGTAGGGAGAAAGCATTTGGACTAGATCATACATCAACACTCGATACAGTCAACAACCTAGGCAATCTCTACTCTAACCAAGGCAAGCTGGCAGAGGCAGAGGTAATGTATCATCGAGCATTGGAAGGTAGGGAGAAAGCATTTGGAGTAGATCACACATCAACACTTGATACAATCCACAATATAGGCGTTCTTTACAAAAAACAAGGCAAGTTAGCAGAGGCAGAGGTAATGTATCATCGAGCATTGGAAGGCTACAAGAAAGC is part of the Botrytis cinerea B05.10 chromosome 1, complete sequence genome and harbors:
- the BcniiA gene encoding BcniiA, whose amino-acid sequence is MSKLQSQVPVEVVEDLSNGASDGVNGSRNENQGSERKKVVVVGLGMVGIAFIEKLMKLDAKKREYDIVVIGEESHLAYNRVGLTSFFQHRIVENLYLNPKTWYADVPAGSLNYHINTKVVEICHSSKKVTCASGETVSYDILVLATGSDALVPKQTPGHDAKGVFVYRNIEDLENLIRFSDQKKDTHGLVVGGGLLGLEAAKAMMDLESYKKVHLIERNKWVLSRQLDSDAGGLVVEQVRGLGLDVMLSKRVGKIEVTEQNEVKGVVFEDGQEMECSTICFAIGIKARDELARQAGIKCAERGGGIVVGDDLSTSVKDVYAIGECASWENQTFGLIAPGIEMADVLSFNLTQAKIHAYRKFKRPDLSTKLKLLGVEVASFGDFFADRDGPKNLPIRAAKKDKDSSNSSVQLTAEPRVSPVKALTYKDPFQAVYKKYLFTMDGKYLLGGMMIGDTKDYVKLVPMVKNQKMLDVPPSQFILGASKEGDDGGDDLDDDTQICSCHNVSKGDVVHSVKQGTCKSIGDVKSCTKAGTGCGGCMPLVTSIFNSTMKSMGQEVKNHICPHFNYSRADLYNIISVKGLKTLAEVMREAGNDPESQGCEACKPSIGSIFSSLYNKHVISRPLHGLQETNDRFLANIQRNGTFSVVPRVSAGEITPDKLILIGNVAKKYNLYTKITGGQRIDMFGAKKQDLLAIWKELVDGGMESGHAYAKSLRTVKSCVGTTWCRYGIGDSVGMAVRLEERYKSIRSPHKIKGGVSGCVRECAEAQNKDFGLIATEKGFNIFVGGNGGATPRHSELLAKDVPPDSVVTILDRYLIFYIRTADKLQRTARWLEALPGGIKYLREVILEDKLGICASLEAQMEELVGSFFDEWKAAIEDEEMRERFNQFDNCDDRVENMDVQVERGQTRPVDWTKESAKTDFRNVKWTSLNWERVIQKDHFKGADEAPSGVSASVKRGDTQLAVWRVQGKWLASQQMCPHKRAFVLSDGLIGDSGPGSITIPGSDGKEEKNLWISCPNHKRNFNLNGEDKGRCKNDEEVSIAIFEAEEREDGWVYLKLPPVHELDGVLGMERWKVREGEAGERQFKKLDEKIGFAMDGGRMKGRKPADRRRELRVGGEGGGGIDW